Within Paeniglutamicibacter psychrophenolicus, the genomic segment TCCGGCTCGAAGTGCTCGGACTCATCCAGGAACACGACCCCGACATCGTCGTGCTGGTCGCCGGGGCCAACGATGCGATGGCCGGACGGAGCCCCGCGCATTGGGGCAGTGACCTGCGGGCGGTGCTGGGGGCCTTCCTGGATCCGGGCAGGGACCGGGAAATCGTCGTGGCGGGGGTTCCGCCGTTTCGGTATTTCCCGGCGCTGCCGACACCGCTGAACGAGTTCCTGGAACGCCGGGCCAGCCGTCTGGACGCTGTCTCGGCAGCGGTGTGCGCGGAATGGGGACTGGACTTCGTGTCCTTTGCCGATGATCCGCCGCTCGGGGAGGCCTTCTTCGCCACCGACCGCTTCCATCCCTCGGTGGCCGGTTACGGGCATTGGGCGGGGTACCTGCTCGATGTCTTGCAGGATCGCCGTTCGAACACCGGCTGAGGTGGACGGCCCTGCGGCAAACGGCAGGTGCCTGCCGCTTCCCCGGAGGCGGGGATGCGACAGGCACCGGTGGTTCTCTAGCGCGTGGCCGGGTCAGTAGGCCTTGACGCGCTGTTCCACGATCAGGTGGACGAGGGCGAACTGGCCCTTCTGGTCAATGGCCTCCAGCGCGGCCTCGAGGGCGGCGGGAATGTCGGCGTCGTTCTCGACGCGGATGCCGAAGCCGCCGAAGGCCTGGGCCATCAACGCGAAGTCCGGGTTCTTCAGCTGGGTGCCCGAGATCCGCTGCGGGTAGTGG encodes:
- a CDS encoding SGNH/GDSL hydrolase family protein — its product is MSSFGGIERVRRVWLDAVQAGPSLLQGHRIARNIPRLEEAAGPNRGLVDAAGSGGLPLRLLVIGDSNVAGTGAPTHSVALTGQLAVRLSARRHRPVAWEADGANGATMERIRLEVLGLIQEHDPDIVVLVAGANDAMAGRSPAHWGSDLRAVLGAFLDPGRDREIVVAGVPPFRYFPALPTPLNEFLERRASRLDAVSAAVCAEWGLDFVSFADDPPLGEAFFATDRFHPSVAGYGHWAGYLLDVLQDRRSNTG